A DNA window from Gemmobacter fulvus contains the following coding sequences:
- the xsc gene encoding sulfoacetaldehyde acetyltransferase gives MKMTTEEAFIKVLQMHGIEHAFGIIGSAMMPVSDLFPKAGITFWDCAHETNGGLMCDGYIRATGKMAMAIAQNGPGVTGFVTAVKTAYWNHTPMLLVTPQAANKTIGQGGFQEMEQMRLFTDSVCYQEEVRDATRIPEVLNRVILKALRGSAPAQINIPRDMWTQVIDVDLPQIVRFERPAGGEGAVTEAARLLSEARFPVILSGAGVVLSGAIPDLTALAERLDAPVCSNYQHNDSFPGTHRLAMGPLGYNGSKAAMELIAKADVVLALGTRLNPFSTLPGYGIDYWPREAKIIQVDINADRIGLTKKVAVGIEGDAAKVARGILAQLSGTAGDEGRQARRDLIAQTKSRWAQELSSLDHEQDDPGTVWNEEARARDAGLMSPRQAWRAIQAAVPADAIISSDIGNNCAIGNAYPAFEQGRKYLAPGLFGPCGYGFPSILGAKIGCPDTPVIGFAGDGAFGISMNEMTACGREDWPAITMVIFRNYQWGAEKRNTTLWYDNNFVGTELDRETSYAGIARACGAHGVQVRSTEELTEALRAAVDRQMKAKETTFIEVLLNQELGEPFRRDAMKKPVVVAGISREDMRPQTGAL, from the coding sequence ATGAAAATGACCACCGAAGAAGCCTTCATCAAAGTGCTGCAAATGCACGGGATCGAACATGCGTTCGGCATCATCGGCTCTGCCATGATGCCGGTTTCGGATCTGTTCCCCAAGGCGGGGATCACCTTCTGGGACTGCGCGCATGAAACCAATGGCGGCCTGATGTGCGACGGCTACATCCGCGCCACCGGCAAGATGGCTATGGCCATCGCCCAGAACGGCCCCGGCGTGACCGGCTTTGTGACCGCAGTGAAAACCGCCTACTGGAACCACACCCCGATGCTGCTGGTGACGCCGCAGGCCGCCAACAAGACCATCGGCCAGGGCGGTTTCCAGGAAATGGAACAGATGCGCCTGTTCACCGACAGCGTGTGTTATCAGGAAGAAGTGCGCGACGCGACGCGCATCCCCGAAGTGCTGAACCGGGTGATCCTGAAGGCGCTCCGCGGCTCGGCCCCGGCACAGATCAACATCCCGCGCGATATGTGGACGCAGGTGATTGATGTCGACCTGCCGCAGATCGTGCGCTTTGAACGCCCGGCGGGCGGCGAAGGGGCGGTGACCGAGGCCGCGCGCCTGCTGTCCGAGGCCCGGTTCCCGGTGATCCTGTCGGGGGCGGGCGTGGTTCTGTCGGGGGCCATCCCGGATCTGACCGCGCTGGCAGAACGGCTGGATGCGCCGGTCTGCTCCAACTACCAGCACAATGACAGCTTCCCCGGCACGCATCGGCTTGCCATGGGTCCGTTGGGCTACAACGGCTCGAAAGCGGCGATGGAGCTGATCGCCAAGGCCGATGTGGTGCTGGCGCTTGGCACCCGGCTCAACCCCTTCTCCACCCTGCCCGGCTATGGCATCGACTATTGGCCGCGCGAGGCGAAGATCATCCAGGTGGATATCAATGCCGACCGCATCGGCCTGACCAAGAAGGTCGCCGTGGGGATCGAAGGCGATGCCGCCAAGGTGGCACGCGGGATTCTGGCGCAGCTCTCCGGCACCGCAGGCGACGAGGGCCGTCAGGCCCGGCGCGACCTGATCGCACAGACCAAATCCCGCTGGGCGCAGGAACTGTCGAGCCTCGATCACGAGCAGGATGATCCGGGCACCGTCTGGAACGAAGAGGCCCGCGCCCGCGATGCCGGGCTGATGAGCCCGCGTCAGGCCTGGCGCGCGATTCAGGCGGCTGTGCCCGCCGATGCCATCATCTCGTCCGACATCGGCAACAACTGCGCCATCGGCAATGCCTATCCCGCCTTCGAGCAGGGCCGCAAATATCTGGCCCCGGGCCTGTTCGGCCCCTGTGGGTATGGCTTCCCGTCGATCCTTGGCGCGAAGATCGGTTGCCCCGACACGCCGGTGATCGGCTTTGCGGGCGACGGTGCCTTCGGCATTTCGATGAACGAGATGACCGCCTGTGGCCGCGAGGACTGGCCCGCCATCACCATGGTGATCTTCCGCAACTATCAGTGGGGTGCCGAAAAGCGCAACACGACGCTGTGGTATGACAACAACTTTGTCGGCACCGAACTGGACCGCGAAACCTCGTATGCCGGGATCGCGCGAGCCTGCGGCGCACATGGCGTGCAGGTGCGCAGCACCGAAGAGCTGACCGAGGCGCTGCGCGCGGCGGTCGATCGTCAGATGAAGGCCAAGGAAACCACCTTCATCGAAGTGCTGCTCAATCAGGAACTGGGCGAGCCGTTCCGCCGCGATGCGATGAAAAAGCCGGTCGTCGTGGCAGGCATCAGCCGCGAGGACATGCGCCCGCAAACCGGCGCGCTGTAA
- a CDS encoding NAD(P)/FAD-dependent oxidoreductase: MQGSFMGRVSQPYNPLYDPMTDASVGRGSAYAPTYWIGTAGTPPADDGPVTGDMDVDVVVIGSGYTGLSCALHLAKEFGIKAHVLEANGVAYGCSTRNGGQAQISAGRLKRSQWMARWGLDVAKGMHAEMAEAFDLFRGLLRDHAIDCDPQDGGHYYIAHRPWMMPVLAKEAALLRDTFGYGARMLSRDELFETAVRDMEAHGAMWEPDGTAIHAAKLAFGYLRAARELGAKVHVASPVEGWTTQNGIHHLRTPGGTVRAKAVAVATAGYAPRGLHPRLRDRLMPILSNSITTRPLTPAELAECGFRTGSPLTDTRTLRHYYRLLPDNRVQIGSRAAITGRDAANPRHLASLREGLARKFPALRGIDLDYSWWGWVDVSHDMMPRITSVPGLRNAYYALGYGGNGVMYSAQAGRRMAQLVAGQEAAVPQLPIFRSELPHEGWKTPFRRLGQWGLYHIYHQRDERA, from the coding sequence ATGCAAGGCAGTTTCATGGGGCGCGTGTCGCAGCCCTACAACCCCTTATACGATCCGATGACCGATGCGTCGGTCGGACGGGGCAGCGCCTATGCGCCCACCTACTGGATCGGCACCGCAGGCACGCCGCCTGCCGATGACGGCCCGGTGACGGGCGACATGGATGTGGATGTGGTGGTGATCGGCTCGGGGTATACCGGCCTGTCCTGCGCTCTTCATCTGGCCAAGGAATTCGGCATCAAGGCGCATGTGCTGGAGGCGAACGGCGTCGCCTATGGCTGTTCCACCCGCAATGGTGGCCAGGCACAGATTTCCGCCGGGCGGCTGAAACGCTCGCAATGGATGGCGCGCTGGGGCCTCGACGTGGCCAAGGGCATGCATGCCGAAATGGCCGAGGCCTTTGATCTGTTCCGCGGCCTGCTGCGCGATCACGCCATTGATTGCGATCCGCAGGACGGCGGGCATTACTACATCGCCCACCGCCCCTGGATGATGCCGGTGCTGGCCAAGGAAGCGGCGCTGCTGCGCGACACCTTCGGTTATGGCGCGCGGATGCTGAGCCGGGACGAGCTGTTCGAGACGGCGGTGCGCGACATGGAGGCCCACGGCGCGATGTGGGAACCCGATGGCACGGCGATCCATGCGGCCAAGCTCGCCTTCGGCTATCTGCGCGCCGCGCGCGAACTGGGTGCCAAGGTGCATGTGGCAAGCCCGGTCGAAGGCTGGACCACGCAGAACGGCATCCACCATCTGCGCACGCCCGGTGGCACGGTGCGCGCCAAGGCGGTGGCGGTGGCGACGGCGGGGTATGCCCCACGCGGGCTGCATCCGCGCCTGCGCGACCGGCTGATGCCGATCCTGTCGAATTCGATCACCACCCGGCCGCTGACCCCTGCCGAACTGGCGGAATGCGGCTTCCGCACCGGCTCGCCGCTGACCGATACCCGCACGCTGCGCCACTATTACCGGCTGCTGCCCGACAACCGGGTGCAGATCGGCTCGCGCGCCGCCATCACCGGGCGCGATGCCGCCAACCCGCGCCATCTGGCCAGTCTGCGCGAAGGGCTGGCCCGCAAGTTTCCGGCGCTGCGCGGCATTGATCTGGACTATTCGTGGTGGGGCTGGGTCGATGTCAGCCACGACATGATGCCGCGCATTACCAGCGTGCCGGGTCTGCGCAACGCCTATTACGCGCTGGGATACGGCGGCAACGGCGTGATGTATTCGGCACAGGCCGGGCGGCGCATGGCGCAGCTTGTGGCCGGGCAGGAAGCGGCAGTGCCGCAGCTGCCGATCTTCCGCAGCGAACTTCCCCATGAAGGCTGGAAAACGCCGTTCCGGCGGCTCGGCCAGTGGGGGCTTTATCACATCTACCATCAACGCGACGAACGCGCCTGA
- a CDS encoding nuclear transport factor 2 family protein, with protein MTLTADDLKATFDAFNRHDIAGVMTHFAEDCVFTTVAGPEVFGTRIEGREAIARAFVGVWTAMPDAQWAGHSHFVQGDRAVSEWTFIGTDAAGNRTEAQGVDLFTIRDGKLVMKQAFRKQRPVVAAK; from the coding sequence ATGACCCTTACCGCTGACGATCTGAAAGCCACGTTCGATGCGTTCAACCGCCATGACATCGCGGGTGTGATGACACATTTCGCCGAGGATTGCGTCTTTACCACCGTGGCCGGCCCCGAGGTGTTCGGCACCCGCATCGAAGGCCGCGAGGCGATTGCCCGCGCCTTTGTCGGGGTCTGGACCGCGATGCCCGATGCACAATGGGCCGGGCACAGCCATTTCGTGCAGGGCGACCGGGCCGTTTCGGAATGGACCTTCATCGGCACCGATGCCGCAGGCAACCGGACCGAGGCGCAGGGCGTCGATCTGTTCACCATCCGCGATGGCAAGCTGGTGATGAAACAGGCCTTCCGCAAGCAACGCCCGGTCGTCGCGGCCAAGTAA
- a CDS encoding universal stress protein, with protein sequence MLKHIRTILYATDLSNTSAYAFRYAACLSKALDARLHILHAVEPMSEEARMTLTAFITDPTAREDALRRRMETARRLLDERQETFWAQMTPEEMVLRDQVDEIEVIEGFAAEAILRRAESLPADMILMGSHAHGISHTFLGTVAKRVLRRARVPTLIVPYATD encoded by the coding sequence ATGCTGAAACACATCCGCACGATCCTTTACGCGACCGATCTGTCCAATACCTCGGCCTATGCCTTCCGCTATGCCGCCTGCCTGTCAAAGGCGCTGGATGCGCGGCTGCATATCCTGCACGCGGTGGAACCGATGAGCGAGGAGGCCCGCATGACGCTGACCGCCTTCATCACCGACCCCACCGCGCGCGAAGACGCCCTGCGCCGCCGGATGGAAACCGCGCGCCGCCTGCTGGATGAACGGCAGGAAACCTTCTGGGCACAGATGACGCCCGAAGAAATGGTGCTGCGCGACCAGGTGGACGAGATCGAGGTGATCGAAGGTTTCGCCGCCGAGGCGATCCTGCGCCGGGCCGAAAGCCTGCCTGCCGACATGATCCTGATGGGCAGCCATGCCCATGGGATCAGCCATACCTTCCTCGGAACGGTGGCGAAACGGGTGCTGCGCCGCGCGCGCGTCCCCACGCTGATCGTTCCCTATGCGACCGACTGA
- a CDS encoding TRAP transporter large permease: MDSLLVEILFGTFFLLMALGAPITVGLGVSALAAMLYLGDNPIKMVQIAFSSVGAFPLMALPAFILAGALMEAAGLSRRLIAVAETLAGPFTGGISAATVVACLFFGAISGSGPATTAAVGMLMIPAMARAGYARGYAASITAASGGLGIIIPPSIPMVIFGISAMGLQAPPEAIEKFGTFQSVSISKLFMAGFFPGCVMAGALLITNYFRCRAAGYRGSAEPLSPRRIMEASLKGFWALLAPVVILGGIYTGLFTPTEAAIVAIVYTLFVGGVIYRELDFKKVNEALETTTWLAGRVLLVLFTATIFGRILVENNVPGVIADAMLSLTDNLYLIWALVIFFLLIIGMFMETLAAIMILVPVMLPVAYQMGIDPIHFGIVMICTLSVGFQTPPLGENLFIASGISNVSIEEISLRALPFALAGTAAIFLIAVFPEIALWLPRAVGY, translated from the coding sequence ATGGATAGCCTTCTTGTAGAAATCCTGTTCGGCACCTTTTTCCTGCTGATGGCGCTGGGGGCGCCGATCACCGTGGGTCTGGGCGTCTCGGCGCTGGCGGCCATGCTGTATCTGGGCGACAACCCGATCAAGATGGTGCAGATCGCGTTTTCCTCGGTCGGAGCCTTCCCGCTGATGGCGCTGCCTGCCTTCATTCTGGCCGGCGCCCTGATGGAGGCCGCAGGCCTGTCGCGCCGCCTTATCGCCGTGGCCGAAACCCTTGCCGGGCCGTTCACCGGCGGCATTTCGGCGGCAACGGTGGTCGCCTGCCTGTTCTTCGGCGCGATTTCCGGCTCTGGCCCGGCCACCACGGCGGCTGTCGGCATGTTGATGATCCCGGCGATGGCTCGGGCGGGTTATGCACGGGGCTATGCCGCCTCGATCACCGCCGCCTCGGGTGGGCTTGGCATCATCATTCCGCCGTCCATCCCGATGGTGATCTTCGGCATCTCGGCCATGGGCCTGCAAGCCCCGCCGGAAGCCATCGAGAAATTCGGCACGTTCCAGAGTGTGTCGATCTCCAAACTGTTCATGGCCGGCTTCTTTCCGGGCTGCGTGATGGCCGGAGCCCTGCTGATCACCAACTACTTCCGCTGCCGCGCCGCTGGCTATCGCGGATCGGCCGAGCCGCTGTCGCCGCGCCGCATCATGGAAGCTTCGCTCAAGGGTTTCTGGGCGCTGCTGGCCCCGGTGGTGATCCTGGGTGGCATCTATACCGGTCTGTTCACCCCGACCGAGGCCGCCATCGTCGCCATCGTCTATACTCTGTTCGTCGGCGGCGTGATCTACCGCGAGTTGGACTTCAAGAAGGTGAACGAGGCGCTGGAAACCACAACCTGGCTTGCGGGCCGTGTGTTGCTGGTGCTGTTCACCGCCACGATCTTCGGGCGCATCCTGGTGGAAAACAATGTGCCGGGGGTGATTGCCGATGCGATGCTGTCGCTGACGGACAACCTCTATCTGATCTGGGCGCTGGTGATCTTTTTCCTGCTGATCATCGGCATGTTCATGGAGACGCTGGCCGCCATCATGATCCTTGTCCCGGTGATGCTGCCGGTGGCCTATCAGATGGGCATCGACCCGATCCACTTCGGCATCGTGATGATCTGCACCCTGTCTGTCGGCTTCCAGACGCCACCGCTTGGGGAAAACCTGTTCATCGCTTCGGGCATCTCCAACGTGTCGATCGAGGAAATCTCGCTCCGCGCCCTGCCTTTCGCCCTGGCCGGAACCGCCGCGATCTTCCTGATCGCCGTCTTCCCGGAAATCGCGCTCTGGCTGCCCCGTGCGGTTGGATATTGA
- a CDS encoding TRAP transporter small permease: MASFWHHLDKLESYLCRALLAGFVTLLFIQISARQVLGVSVTWIEELSVFMFIWFAYFGASYAARMAAHNRVSFHLNRLPRHVARLIEAVGDLFWIGFNIVFIIQSIRFIDALKPFVKAQTLGWQMKWVYLILPIAFTLMTIRILQVNYIKLVLGRDPRDPDKVEIEAMPDTVAGGRV; encoded by the coding sequence ATGGCATCGTTCTGGCACCATCTCGACAAGCTGGAAAGCTATCTCTGCCGCGCGCTTCTGGCCGGTTTCGTCACGCTGCTGTTCATCCAGATCAGCGCCCGTCAGGTTCTGGGCGTCTCGGTCACCTGGATCGAAGAGCTGTCGGTCTTCATGTTCATCTGGTTTGCCTATTTCGGCGCAAGCTATGCGGCGCGCATGGCGGCGCACAACCGGGTGTCGTTCCACCTGAACCGCCTGCCGCGCCATGTGGCCCGGCTGATCGAGGCGGTGGGCGATCTGTTCTGGATCGGCTTCAACATCGTGTTCATCATCCAGTCGATCCGCTTCATCGACGCGCTGAAGCCCTTTGTGAAGGCGCAGACCCTCGGGTGGCAGATGAAATGGGTCTACCTGATCCTGCCCATCGCCTTCACCCTGATGACGATCCGCATCCTGCAAGTGAATTACATCAAGCTCGTGCTGGGCCGCGACCCGCGTGACCCCGACAAGGTGGAGATCGAGGCAATGCCCGATACTGTGGCCGGAGGGCGCGTGTGA
- a CDS encoding TRAP transporter substrate-binding protein produces MTFHFRALRRTALALLLITAALPASAREFRVAVGDGAGGTQEALGLAFTAALAEKTAGAHSAKLFLNGQLGDEQDTVTAAATGTLDFSILAINNITPFSPSVGTLTLPYVILSLEEAETITQGEIGQQMVDRTVEDAGVRIIGWAYSGFRVLTNSKHPVTTVADLQDLVIRVPKNEIMIETYKSWGINPTPMAWSETFAALQQKVVDGQDNPYMTVNAMKFDEVQKYVTNIRYIFSIEPLIVSEQLFQSLSPEEQAAVSEAGKVATAASAEFLRAKEAEIKTDLQARGMEISDPADGEAEFIERATTQVWPKFYDTIGGKEVLNGVLAALGRPAVE; encoded by the coding sequence ATGACATTTCACTTTCGCGCACTGCGCCGCACCGCCCTCGCCCTTTTGCTGATCACCGCCGCCCTTCCAGCCTCGGCGCGGGAATTCCGCGTTGCTGTCGGTGACGGCGCAGGCGGCACGCAAGAGGCGCTTGGCCTCGCCTTCACAGCAGCGCTGGCTGAAAAGACCGCAGGCGCGCATAGCGCCAAACTGTTCCTGAACGGCCAGCTGGGCGACGAGCAGGATACCGTCACCGCCGCCGCCACCGGCACGCTGGATTTCTCGATCCTCGCGATCAACAACATCACGCCGTTTTCGCCCTCGGTCGGCACGCTGACGCTGCCCTATGTGATCCTGTCGCTGGAAGAGGCCGAAACCATCACCCAGGGCGAGATCGGCCAGCAGATGGTCGACCGCACGGTCGAGGATGCAGGCGTGCGCATCATCGGCTGGGCCTATTCCGGCTTCCGGGTGCTGACCAATTCCAAGCACCCCGTCACCACCGTCGCCGATCTTCAGGATCTGGTGATCCGCGTGCCGAAAAACGAGATCATGATCGAGACCTACAAGTCCTGGGGCATCAACCCGACGCCGATGGCCTGGTCTGAAACCTTTGCCGCCCTGCAACAGAAGGTCGTCGACGGGCAGGACAACCCCTACATGACCGTCAACGCGATGAAGTTCGACGAGGTGCAGAAATATGTCACCAACATCCGCTACATCTTTTCCATCGAACCGCTGATCGTTTCGGAACAGCTGTTCCAGTCGCTGTCGCCCGAAGAACAGGCGGCGGTGAGCGAGGCAGGCAAGGTGGCCACAGCGGCCTCGGCGGAATTCCTGCGCGCCAAGGAAGCCGAGATCAAGACCGACCTTCAGGCCCGTGGCATGGAAATCAGCGATCCGGCCGATGGCGAGGCCGAATTCATCGAACGCGCCACCACGCAGGTCTGGCCGAAATTCTATGACACGATCGGCGGCAAAGAGGTGCTGAACGGCGTGCTGGCCGCGCTTGGCCGCCCCGCCGTCGAGTGA
- the pdxR gene encoding MocR-like pyridoxine biosynthesis transcription factor PdxR encodes MAGEMAVEMFRVDKTQRRPLQMQLAASVVAAVLDTRALPGTRMPSTRQMAAHLGISRLTVTLVYQELVAQGYLEPQPRSGFVVSQKVPHRRLTAEDLPTPQRPVDWRQWLPDLTRRRQITKPRNWREYPYPFIYGQADPRLFNHAAWRDCARRALGAREFAELADDRLTQDDPVLVDYICRNTLPRRGIRAQPEEVLITLGAQNALWIAVQLLARPDRSAALEDPGFPDFAETLRLAQMPIRYVPVDGEGLNPHLLDPDTGLVMITPSHNIPTGATMPLARRHALLAAADARDFLIIEDDYEFEMSFLEPPSPSLKSLDRAGRVIYVGSFSKSLFPGLRIGYLVAPAEFVRQARALRAIMLRHAPGHMQRVTGYFLALGYYDAHMVKLRETFRQRREALVAALADTPFEIAGAARHGGSSLWVAGPEGLDSAALATRLIDVGVLIEPGLPFFADPPQICRHFRMGYSSIAEGDIRRGVALMAQAAV; translated from the coding sequence ATTGCGGGCGAAATGGCGGTCGAGATGTTCCGCGTTGACAAGACGCAGCGCCGCCCGTTGCAGATGCAGCTTGCCGCCTCGGTCGTGGCGGCGGTGCTGGACACGCGGGCGCTGCCCGGCACGCGGATGCCCTCCACCCGGCAGATGGCGGCGCATCTGGGCATTTCGCGTCTGACCGTGACGCTGGTGTATCAAGAGCTGGTGGCGCAGGGCTATCTGGAGCCGCAGCCGCGGTCGGGCTTTGTCGTGTCGCAGAAGGTGCCGCACCGGCGACTGACGGCGGAAGATCTGCCCACACCGCAGCGCCCGGTCGACTGGCGGCAATGGCTGCCCGATCTGACCCGCCGCCGCCAGATCACCAAACCACGCAACTGGCGCGAATATCCCTATCCGTTCATCTATGGTCAGGCCGATCCACGCCTGTTCAACCACGCCGCCTGGCGCGATTGCGCGCGGCGGGCATTGGGGGCGCGCGAGTTTGCGGAACTGGCGGATGACCGGCTGACCCAGGATGATCCGGTGCTGGTCGATTACATCTGCCGCAACACCCTGCCGCGCCGGGGCATCCGCGCCCAGCCCGAAGAGGTGCTGATCACCCTTGGGGCGCAGAACGCGCTGTGGATCGCGGTGCAGCTGCTGGCCCGGCCCGACCGCAGCGCCGCGCTGGAGGATCCGGGCTTTCCCGATTTTGCCGAAACGCTGCGGCTGGCGCAGATGCCGATCCGCTATGTGCCGGTGGATGGCGAGGGGCTGAACCCCCATCTGCTCGACCCCGATACCGGGCTGGTGATGATCACGCCCAGCCACAACATCCCCACCGGGGCCACCATGCCGCTGGCCCGCCGCCACGCCCTGCTGGCCGCCGCCGATGCGCGCGATTTCCTGATCATCGAGGATGATTATGAATTCGAGATGAGCTTTCTGGAGCCACCCAGCCCCTCGCTCAAGTCGCTGGATCGGGCCGGGCGGGTGATCTATGTCGGCAGCTTTTCCAAATCGCTGTTTCCGGGGCTGCGCATCGGCTATCTGGTGGCCCCGGCCGAATTCGTGCGGCAGGCGCGGGCCTTGCGCGCGATTATGCTGCGCCATGCACCGGGGCATATGCAGCGGGTGACAGGTTATTTCCTCGCGCTTGGTTATTACGATGCGCATATGGTCAAGCTGCGCGAAACCTTCCGCCAGCGGCGCGAGGCGTTGGTGGCGGCACTGGCCGATACCCCGTTCGAGATTGCGGGTGCGGCACGGCACGGCGGCTCCAGCCTCTGGGTCGCCGGTCCCGAAGGGCTGGATTCGGCGGCGCTGGCGACGCGGCTGATAGATGTGGGCGTGCTGATCGAGCCGGGGCTGCCGTTCTTTGCCGACCCGCCCCAGATCTGCCGCCACTTCCGCATGGGCTATTCGTCGATTGCCGAAGGTGACATCCGTCGGGGCGTCGCCCTGATGGCACAAGCGGCGGTGTGA